The Streptomyces sp. NBC_00597 DNA segment GTGGCTGGACTTCGTCGGCGACGAGGTGTGGTGGACCGAGCCGCTGGCCCACGACGGCGGCCGCAGCGCACTCGTGCGGCGCGGACCGGACGGCACGCCGGAGGAGGTGCTGCCGGGCGGCCGGGACGTGCGCAGCCGGTTCAACGAGTACGGGGCCCGGCCCTGGCTGCCGGTCTCCGGCCTGCCCGGCGACGGCATCGTCTTCAGCGACGGTGCCGACCAGCGGGTCCACCGGTGGCGGCCCGGCGCCCCGCCCGCGCCGCTCAGCCCGCCCGCCGGCCCCGGAGCGGTCCACCGCTACGGGGACTTCGCGGTCCGCGGCACCGAGCTGTGGTGCGTACGGGAGACCCTGCCGGGGACCGGCGCCGAGGAAGCCCCCGACGTCCGGCGCGAGCTCGTGGCCCTGCCGCTGGACGGCACCGCCGCCGAGGACCCGGGGGCGGTCCGGGTGCTGGCCGCGGGCCACCGGTTCCTGACCGGCCCGCGCATCGCGCCCGGCGGGGACCGGGTCGCCTGGCTGGGCTGGGACCACCCGGACATGCCCTGGGACCGTACGGACCTGATGGTCGCCGAGATCTCCCCCGGGGGTCTGCTCGGGCCCGCCGTACGGGTCGCGGGCGGCCCGGGCCGGTCCGTCGCCCAGGCGGAATGGTCCGCCGACGGCACCGGACGGCTGTTCGCCGTCACCGACCCCGACGGTTGGTGGAACCCGTACGAGATCGACCGGAACGGCGGCTCCCGACCCCTGCGCGCCGAGCCGCAGGAGTACGCCGAAGCGCTCTGGCGCGTCGGCTCCCGCTGGTTCCTGCCGCTGTACGACGGCACCCTCGCCGTGCTGCGCGGCACCGGCGGCCGCCGCCCCGCGCTCCTGGCCCCCGACGGCGAGCTGACCTTACTCGATCCGGACGGGCCGTACACCGAGTGGCACTCGCCCGCCACCGACGGGCGGCGGATCGCCGCCGTCGCGGCCGGCCCTGCACACCGGCCCACGGTGGTACTGCTGGACCCCCGCGCTCCCGGTGGCCGGGTGGAGGTCCTGCGGCCCCCCTCCCGAGAGCACGCCGAGCTGTGGCCCGCCCCCTTCCGGCGGGCCTACCACGGCCCCGACGGCGAGGAGGTGCACGCCCACGTCTACCCGCCCCACCACCCCGGCCACCGGGGCCCCGATGGCGAACTCCCGCCCTACGTGCTGCTGGTGCACGGAGGCCCCACCAACCGCACCCACATGACCCCGCATCCGCACATCGCCTTCTTCACCAGCCGGGGCATCGGCGTCCTCGACGTCCAGTACGGCGGCTCCACCGGCCACGGGCGGGCGTACCGGGACCGGCTGCGCGGCGGCTGGGGCGTGGTGGACGTACGGGACTGCGCCACGGCCGCCCGCGGACTGGTGGCCGAAGGGCTCGCCGACCCGCAGCGCCTCGCGATACGGGGCGCGAGCGCGGGCGGCTGGACCGCCGCCGCCTCGCTGATCGCCGAACCGGAGCTGTACCGGGCCGCGGCCATCCACTTCCCGGTGCTGGACGCGGACACCTGGCAGCGCACCACGCACGACTTCGAATCCCGCTACGCCGAGACGCTGATCGGCCCCTGGCCGCAGCACCGGGACGCGTACACCCGCCGCTCCCCGGTGCACGGCGCAGCCGGCATCCGGGCCCCGTTCGCGCTCTTCCAGGGGTCCCGGGACGCGATCTGCCCGCCGAGCCAGGCCGAACGGCTGCTGGAGCGGCTGGCGGGCTCGGACGTGGAGCACACGTACGAGGTGTTCGAGGGGGAAGGGCACGGGTTCCGCGGCGCCGAGACGGTGGCGCGGACCCTGCGGACCGAACTGGAGCTGTACGGGCGGGTGTTCGGGTTCACTCCCGACCCCGGGTGAGGTGACCAACCCCCCCGGGTGACGTCTCCGGGTGGCCGCCGCGCCGGGGCCGGGGCGTCCGGGTGTCACATCCGGACCGCCTCGATCGTCTTCAACTCCGGGTGAACACCGCGCCGCCGTGGGCCCCGCCCGGGCGCACTCCAGGAAGAGAAGAGCCGATGAAGCGTTGGTCCACCAAGGATCTGTACACACTGACACCACCCCGCGACGGTCGGCCCGGCGACGGCATCCTGACCTTCACGGACCGCTACTCCGTCTACGACTTCGGCGTCATGCCGGACGAGATCCCCGGCAAGGGCAAGGCGTCCTGCGCCATGGCCGTCCGGTCCTTCGGCCTCATGCACGAGGCCGGGATCGGCACGCACTTCGTGGAGCAGGTCTCCGACAACGCCATCCGGATCAAGCTCCTCGACATCGACTTCGAGGGCACCAGGCCCCGGACCGGCCCCGGCGGGATGATCCCGCTCCAGGTCGTCTACCGCAACGCCCTGGCCCGGGAGTCCTCGGTGCACCGCCGGGTCGCGGCGGGCCGCCTCGACCCGGCCCTGGTGCCGGACCGGCAGGAGCCCGGTTCCCCGTGGCTGGCCGAGGTCATGGTCGAGTTCACCACCAAGTTCGAGGAGACCGACCGCTTCGTCACCCGCGAAGAGGCCGCGGCCGTCGGCCGGATCACGCTTGAGGACATCGCCCGGATCGAGAAGCTCACCGGGCAGCTCGCCCCGGTGCTCACCGCACACTGCACGGCCGTCGGGCTGGAACTCGTGGACGGCAAGGCCGAGTACGGCTTCGACGCGGACGGCGAGCCGATCGTGATCGACCACGCGGGCACCCCTGACGAGAACCGCTTCTACTACGACGGCGTACCGGTCTGCAAGGAACTCCTGCGCTGCCTGCACCCCGGCCTGCGCGAGCGCGTCCAGCAGCACATCGAGGACGGCCTGCCCCGCGACCGGTGGCCGCGCCCGGAGCCGCTGGGCGCTGCCGCGGTGGCCGCGACCTCCGAGGTGTACGCCGCGCTGACCGCGCTGTGGACCGGCCCGGACGCCGCCGCGCGGGCCCGCCTGTCCGCCGCCGTCCAGGAGTTCGCCGAGGTCACCGGTGCCGCCCTGGGCGACCGCACCGGGCTCTGACCGACCACCGACGAGGAGATATCGCCGTGGCGATTCAACCGCCCATCGAACCCGGGACGGCCGTACGGGTGTCCGCCCCGGCCCGTCTGAGCTTCACCCTGATCAGCCTCGACGCCACGTCGATGCGCCGCAACGGCATCGCAGCGATGGCCGTGGACCGGCCGGGGCTCACCGCCGAGGTGCGGCCCGCCGCCGACGGGGTCACCGAGGTGACCGGCACCGCCGAGGAGACCACCCGCGAGGTGGCCCGCGCCGTCGAGACCCTGCGCAAGCTGTGGGACGGGCCGCCGGCCCGGGTGACCGTCACCCGGCCGCTGCCCCAGCACAGCGGCTTCGGCTCGAAGACCAACACCCTGCTCGCCGTCGGTCACGCGTACGGACGGCTCTGCGGCCAGGACACCGACCTGCGCGAACTCGCCCGCACCCTGGGCCGCGGCCGCACCTCCGGGGCCAGCACGGGCCTCGCCGAGCTCGGCGGATTCCTAGTGGACGGCGGGCACCGCAACCCGCCGGAGTTCACCGAGGCGCCGCACACCTACCTGCGGCCCAGCCGGTTCGCCCAAGACGTCGCCCCGCCCCGGCCGGTGGTCCGGCTCGACTTCCCCGACTGGCCGATCCTCGTCCTGCTCACCCAGGGCCGCCACCTCGGCGGCCAGGAGGAACTCGACTGGTTCCAGCGGGTCACGCCGATCCCGCCGCAGGAGTCCTGGCGCACCTCGCACCTGGTCTTCATGGGCCTGGCCCCGGCCGTGCTGGAGCAGGACTACGAGGCGTTCTGCGCCGCCGTCAACGAGATCACCTTCACCGGCCACTTCAAGCAGGCGCAGATCGCCTTCCAGGGCGAGGCCGTGACCAGCGTCCTGGAGGCCGGGCGCGCGGCGCCCGCCGTGGACGCGATCGCGCTCAGCGTGACCGGCCCGGCCTGCTTCGCCTTCACCCGGAGGACCGACGAGGCCACCGTCTGGGCCGAGGACCTCCGCCGCCGCGGCCTGATCAGCGACTTCTGGTTCACCAAGGCCAACAACAACGGAATCAGCACCACGTGTCTGTCCTGAGCTTCGGAAAGAGTGCGATGAACGCGAACATCCCCGACGTCCTTGCCACCCGCTACGCCTCCCCGGAGATGACGGGCCTGTGGTCGCACGAGCACAAGATCGTGCTCGAACGCCGGCTGTGGCTGGCCGTGCTGACCGCCCAGCGCGACCTCGGCATCGACGTCCCCGAGCAGGTGGTACCCGACTACGAACGGGTCCTGGACACCATCGACCTGGACTCCATCGACCGGCGGGAGCAGGTCACCCGGCACGACGTCAAGGCCCGCATCGAGGAGTTCAACGCCCTGGCCGGCCACGAGCACGTCCACAAGGGCATGACCTCCCGCGACCTGACCGAGAACGTCGAGCAGCTCCAGGTGCGCGACAGCCTGGTCCTGGTCCGCGACCGCTGCGTGGCCCTGCTCGCCCGCCTCGCCGGGCTGGCCGAGCGGCACTCCGGCCAGGTCATGGCCGGCCGTTCGCACAACGTGGCCGCCCAGAGCACCACCCTCGGCAAGCGCTTCGCGACCGTGGCGGAGGAGGTGCTGGTGGCCTTCCGGCGGCTGGAGGAGCTCATCGGCCGCTATCCGATGCGCGGCATCAAGGGACCGATGGGCACCGCCCAGGACATGCTCGACCTGCTCGGCGGCGACCGCGCCCGGCTCGCCGAGCTGGAGGACCGGATCGCCGCCCACCTCGGCTTCGCCCACCGCTTCACCAGCGTGGGTCAGGTCTACCCGCGCTCCCTCGACTACGAGGTGCTGAGCCTGCTGGTCCAGCTGGCCGCGGGCCCGTCCTCGCTGGCCCGCTCGATCCGCCTGATGGCCGGCGACGAACTGGTCAGCGAAGGCTTCGCCGAGGGCCAGGTCGGCTCCTCCGCCATGCCGCACAAGATGAACTCCCGCTCCTGCGAGCGGATCAACGGGCTGATGATCGTCCTGCGCGGCTTCGCGTCGATGGCCGCCGAGCTCTCCGGCGACCAGTGGAACGAGGGCGACGTGTCCTGCTCCGTGGTCCGCCGGGTCGCGCTGCCCGACGCGTTCTTCGCCCTGGACGGGATGCTGGAGACCCTGCTGACCGTCCTGGACGAGTTCGAGGTCTTCCCGTCGGTGATCGAGGCCGAGCTGGAGCGTTACCTGCCCTTCCTGGCCACCACCAAGATGCTGATGGCCGCCGTCCGCCTCGGCATCGGCCGCGAGGCCGCCCACGAGGTGATCAAGGAGCACGCGGTCGGATCCGCCCTCGCCATGCGGGCCGACGGCGCAGACAACCTGCTGCTGGACCGCCTCGCCGCCGACGAGCGCTTCCCGCTCGACCGTGCCCAACTGGACGAACTCCTCACGGACCGGATCGGGTTCACCGGAGCGGCGGCTGACCAGGTCACGGCGCTGGTGGCCGAGATCGGCCGGATCACGGACCGGCACCCCGACGCGGTCCACTACAAGCCCGGCCGGCTGCTCTGAGCGCATCCGCGCGCACCCCGTCGTCCGTGGAAGACCGAGGAACAGAGGAAGAGGAACACGCTTCCGTGCCAGACACCGATATCGACCCTGATCCCACCCTCGATGCCGACGGCGGCATCGACACCATAGTGATCGGCTCCGGCGGGGCCGGACTGCTCGCGGCCTGCCGGGCCGCCGACGGCGGACGACGCGTCCTCGTCCTCGAACGCACCCCCGTACTGGGCGGCACCACCGCCGTGTCGGGGGGCATGGTCTGGGTGCCGAACAGCTCCGTCATGCGCGAGCACGGCATGCCCGACTCCGCCGAGGACGCCCTGCGCTACCTCGAACTCGTCACCGAAGGAGCCGTCGAGAGCTGGCGGTTGGAGCAGTACGTCGCCACCGCTCCCGAGATGGTGGACTACCTGCACGCCAAGACCCCGGTCCGCTTCTTCCCCATCGACCGGCCCGACTACCACTCGGACTGGCCGGGCGCCCGGGACGTCGGCCGCACCCTGGACAACGTGCCCTTCCCGACCGCCGACCGCCCCGGCCTGGTCGAGCGGATCCGGCGCGGCGCGCACTTCGACGCCGTCACCTACGACGAGCGCCACCGCTGGCACTCGCCGGAGCTGTACGACCACGAGCTGGTCGCCCGCCGCAAGGACGAGGGCGTACTGACCGTCGGCGCAGCCCTGGTGGCGGGCCTGGTCGCGGCCTGCGACGAACGCGGCGTACGGTTCGCCACCGGCGTCCGGGTCCGCGAACTGCTCGTCGAGGACGGCCGGGTCACCGGGGTCCGCGGCGAGAGCGCCGACGGACCGGTCGTCTTCCGGGCCCGCGCCGCAGTGGTCCTCGCCAGCGGCGGCTACGAGTGGAACGAGCGGCTCAAGCAGGCCTACCTCGGCGTCGCGGACACCCGCCCGATCAGCCCGCCGTGGAACCACGGCGACGGGTTGCAGATGGCCATGACGGCCGGCGCCGCCCTGGACGGCATGTCCCAGGCGTGGTGGGTGCCCGCGGTGGGCGCCCCGGGAGACGAGTACGACGGGGCCCCGCTGTCCCGGCACCTGGTGGCCGAGCGCTGCCTGCCGGGATCGGTGATCGTCAACCGGCAGGGCCGCAGGTTCGTCAACGAGGCCGTCAACTACAACGACATCACCAAGGCCTTCCTGACCTTCGACCCCACCGCCCACGCGTACCCGAACGCCCCGGCCTGGCTGATCTTCGACGAGGCCTTCCGCAGCCGCTACCCGATCGCGTCCGTCCAGCCCGCCGACCCGGTCCCCGACTGGTTCGTCCGCGGGGACTCGCCCGCCGAACTGGCCCGCCGCCTGGGCGTGGACGAGGCGGGCCTCACCGCCACCCTCGCCGCGTTCAACCGGCACGCGGTGCTCGGCGAGGACCCCGAGTTCGGCCGCGGCGGCACCAGCCACGACCGCTACTACGGCGACGAACGGCACGGCCCCAACCCCTGCCTGGGTCCGCTGGAGCAGGCCCCGTTCTACGCCGTCCCGGTCGGGCCCGGCATGCTCGGCACCAAGGGCGGGGTGGTCACCGACCGCGAAGGCCGGGTCCTGCGCCACGACGACACCCCGGTCCCCGGCCTGTACGCGTGCGGCAACGTCGCGGCCACGCCCATGGGACCGGGCTACCCCGGTTCCGGTGGCACCCTCGGACCGGCACTGGTCGGCGGCTACCTGTGCGGCAGCGGCCTCGCCGAGGCGGACCGGTGAGCGCCGCCGTGCGCGTGGTCGTGGTCGGCGCCGGCTCCATCGGCAGCTGCGTGGCCCTGAACCTGGCCGAACAGGGGGTCTCGGTGGTCCTGGTGGACGGCCAGGACCCCGCCCGCGGGCTCTCCGCCCACGGCTTCGGCTGGGTCAACGCGGTGGACAACGGGTCCGACGCCTACTTCGCGCTCTCCGCCGAGGGCCTGCTCGCCCACGAGCGGCTCGCCGCCCGTACCGGCGGCGAGCCGTGGTTCTTCCGCACCGGCAACCTCCACTGGGCCGACACCGCGGCCGGCGCCGAGCGGCTGGCCGAAACCGCCGCCGGCTACCGCGCCCGCGCCTACCCCGTCGAGGAGTACGAGCCCGGGCGGGCGCTGGCCGAGCTCCAGCCGGGGCTGGCCCTGGACGGCGTACGGGGACCGCTGTACCACTACCCGGCCGACGCCCACGTGATCAGCGACCGCTTCCTCACCGCCGTCCAGGACCGCGGCCGGGCCCACGGCGTGGAGATCCGCACCGGCGATCCGGTCACCGGCCTGATCGGCGACGACCCGGTCCGCGGCGTGGTCCTCGCCTCCGGCGAGCGCATCGGGGCGGACGCGGTCATCAGCTGCGCCGGCCGCGGCACCCGCGACCTGCTGGCTCTCGCCGGGGCCGAGGTCCCTCTGGTGGAGCCCGGGGACCCGGACACCGTCACCATGGGCCTGCTGGTGCGCACCTCCCCGGTGTCCGGAGGCCGGGTGGAACGCATCTTGCACGCACCGGAGTTGAGTGTGCGTCCGCACAGCAGCGGCCGGCTGGTCCTGCACTGCCACGACGTGGACCACGAGCTGGACCCGGCCCACCCGGACCCGGCCGAGCAGGCGCGGCGGGCGGCCGAGCGGGTGCTGGCCCGGCTGGACGCGGTCCTGCCCGGCGCCGGTGCCGGCGTCGGTGTGGAGTCCGCGTACGTCGGCGTCCGGCCCATGCCCGCGGACGGCATGAGCGTCCTCGGCCCGGTCCGCGGGGAGGGATCGCCGTACGTGGTCGTCACGCACAGCGGGCTGACCCTGGCCCCCGTCCTGGGGGAGATCGTCGCCGGTGAGGTGCTCGGGCGGCCTTCCGAACTGGCGGCGGCCTTCCGGCCCGGCCGGTTCACCGCCCGCACGGCCTGAACGACGAAACGAAGGGGGCCCGCCGGTGACTGGCACCGGCGGGCCCCCTTGTTTCCGTCCGCGTCCTCGGGGTCAGTCCGACCCCGAGGCGCGGAACCGCCTACCGCACCAGTGTCGCCGGGCGCGTGGCCCGCGGGGTGTTGCGGCTGGCCAGGAAGCGCAGCACGCCGTCCGTGACGACCGCCGAGATGCCCGGCATGTCACCGATGGACATGGCTTCCAGCGCCGTACCGGCCGCCGAGGCCCGCGGCGCGTCCAGGACGAGCAGATCGGCTTCGGCTCCCACCCGGATCCGCCCGGCCGGCAGCCCCCAGACGTCCGCCACGTTGCCGGTGGCCAGCGCCCACGCCCGCGCCGGGTCCAGCGGGCCCAGCGCGGACAGTTCCACCAGCGTCTTCAGCACGGCCAGCGGGATCACCCCGAAACCGGAGGGGGTGTCCGAGCCCACCACGATCCGCGCCAGGGCGTCCTCTTCCAATGCCCGGCCCACGATCCGCAGGGCCGCCCGCAGGTTGCCCGCCTGGACGAGTTGGAGGGCCATCGTGCTCTCCGCCAGCAGGCGGTCCACATCGGCATCGGGCATCGAGGTCGGCCCGCCGTTGGCGTGCCCGCACACGTTCGGGGCGAGGGCCAGCAGGTCGTCGGCGCGCAGCGAGGCCGAACCGGCGGCGCTGGCACCGCCGGCGTGGCACATCACGACCAGGCCGTGGGCCCGCGCCCAGCGGATCTGCTCGACGCCGTCGACCGCCTTCTCGTACGCGCCGAACCCGAACTTGGCCAGCCACACCCCGCAGCGGGCGAGGTAGGCGAAGTCCTCCTCGGTGAGGGTGGGTTCGAGCAGCACGTTGCCCGCGTGGACCCGCATGCCGCCGGGCCGGTACGCGTCGAAGCTGGCCCGGGCGGCGACGGCGAGCGCCTTGACGCCCTCCCGGTCGCGGGGCCGCCCCGGCACGTGCACCTCGCCCGCCGAGATGGTCCGGGTGATCCCGCCGTGGACGTACCCCTCCAGGTAGTCCACCGCCTTCTGGCGCGGGGAGTAGTCGCCGAACGTGACGTGTCCGTGCGAGTCGATGAGGCCGGGGGCCACCGTGGCCCCGGCCGCGTCCAGGACCCGGTCCGCCGCGGCGACCTGCGCGGCCAGGTCGGCGGCCCGGCCGACCGCGGTGATGACCCCGTCGGCGCACAGCACCGTGTCGGCGTCCTCGATCAGAGGGTGCGCGAGATCGCCGGAGACCAGGGTCCCGGCGCCCACGACGGCCAAAGTGGCCACCAGTTCACCTCTTGCTTTCGTACGGGTTCGGCGGTCGGTTGATCAGTCGGTCGATCGGACGGCTGACGTGGGGGACGGGCGGCGCGGCGGCACCGGTAGCCCGAGGTGCTCCCGCAGGGTGCTCCCGGTGTAGTCCTTGCGGTAGAGCCCGCGCCGCTGGAGGACCGGCACCACCAGTTCGGTGAACGCGGTCACCGAACCGGGCACGTACGCCGGGTAGATGTTGAAGCCGTCGGCGGCGCCGCCCTCGAACCACTCCTGGATCATGTCGGCGACCTCTTCCGGGTTGCCGACCACCGTGTGTGAGAGCTCGGACGGTGCGGCGTGCACCAGGTCCCCGTAGGTGATCCGGCGCGGACCGTCGACGGTCCGCCGGGTCAGCCGGGTGATCTCCGCCAGCCGCAGGGCACCCTCCTCGGACACCGCGGCCAGGGTCTCGGCCGGCACCTCCGCGGCCAGGTCGTTGCCGCGCAGCTCCACCCCGAACACCCGGCTCGCGGAAGACAGGTTGCGCCGGTGGCCCTCGCCGATGCCGCCCTTGCGGACCAGCTCGCCCGGCTCCTCCTCGGGGTCCAGCACCAGGAGCGAGTTGAGCAGGTCGTACAGCTCGACCGCCTCCTCGGTGGTCGGCGCGACGATCGGGGTCAGCCCGGGCAGGATGGTGACCTGGTCCGCCCGGTCGTAGCGGTCGGCCCGCTCCTTGATGTCGGCGTAGTACGCCTGGCGCAGGGCGAAGGTCGGCTGCATGCCGGCGAAGACGATGTCGGCCTCGCGGGCGCTGAGTTCGCGGGACTGGTCCGAGGTGCCGGCGTTGAACAGCACCACCTGCCCCTGCGGCGGCCGGGCCACGTCCAGCGGTCCGTCCACCGAGAAGTAGGTGCCGCGGTGGCCGAGCGGGCGGGGCCCGGATCCGGCGTCGGCGCCGCTGTCCCACAGGTCGCGGACCACCTGGAGGCACTCCTGCGCCCACGCGTAGCGCTTGGCCGTGTCCCAGTGCTCCTCCCGGCCGAAGTTGAACGCGGCCGCCGTGTCGGCGCCGGTGACCAGGTTCCATGCGGCGCGTCCTGCGCTGACGTGGTCCAGGGAGGCCAGCAGCCGGGCGATGGAGTACGGGTCGGAGTAGGTCGGGTTCGCGGTGACCACCACCCCGATCCGGGTGGTGGCGGCGGCCATCGCGGTGGCCGTGGCGAAGGGCTCCAGCCGCGAGATCTGCGCCGGGTTGCTGTACTGCAAGGACGGGTCGCTGGCCAGCCGGTCGCCGAGGAACACGAAGTCGAACTTGGCGCGTTCGGCCTCCGCGGTGACCTCCTGGATGAGGTCGATGTCGTACGCCGCGTCCGCGCGCGCGTCGGGATGGCGCCAGCCCGCGGCGTGCGTGCCGGTGGCCCAGAACATCAGGCCGAGATGGAGCTGTCGCTCGGTGGGCATGTCCTCAATCCCTTTCCGGGCCGGCGGCGAGCCGCTCGGCGAGACGGTTGGCGGGCCGGGTCAGCCCGAAGTGACCGCGCAGCGTGTCGGCGGCGTACGTGGCCGGAAACCGTCCGGCGGCGGTGAGCAGGGGCAGCACCGTGTCGGTGAACTCGTCGATGCGCTCGGCGTTCGCGGTGCCGTCGGGGCCGGGGGGCGGGAAGCGCACGGTGAAACCGTCGACCGCGCCCCGGTCGAACCAGGCGCCGAGCCGTTCGGCGAGCTGCCCGGGGGTGCCGGTCAGCACTGCGCGTGCGGGGTCGGACACCGGAGCGCCGGCCAGGGCGTGCAGCTCGCGGGCGCGTTCCTCGGTGGCGGCGACGAACGGGGTGACCACCCCGAGCCGGGGTCGGCCGCCGGCCTGCGCCGCGGTGAGCGCGGAGTCGGGGTTGCCCACGGCCAGCACGTCGGCATGGGCCGAGACCAGCGGGTCGGAGGCGTCGGCGAGGACCACCGGGTGCCCCTGGGGCGGACGGACCACGTTCAGCGGCCCGCGGACCCGCAGCGTGCCGCGGTGGTCCAGGACGTGCACGCGGCCGCTGTCGATGAACCGGCCGGTGCCCTTCTCGTGGACGAAGGCGCCGTCCTCCCAGGTGTCCCACAGGTTCTGGACGACCGGCACGAATTCGCGGGCCCGGGCCTCGCGGTCGGTGACCGGATCCACCCCCTCGCGACGGTGGTTGGCATCGGCGGCCGCGTCGGGTCCGGTGATCACCCGCCAGCCCGCCCGGCCGTGGCTGATGTGGTCCACCGAGGCCACCATCCGGGCCAGGTTGTACGGCTCGTGGTAGGCCGGCGCGGCGGTCATGACGAGGCCGATCCGGCTGGTGCTGACGGCCAGCAGGGACACCGCGACCAGGGAGGCCGGTGTCCCGGGCCCGGCGGGGCCGGCGGCCGGCCGGTCCCCGAGGACGAGGTGGTGGACCCGGGCGGCCTCGGCCTTCCGGGCGGCGGCCAGCAGGAAGGCGGTGGGGTCCGGAAGACCCGCCTCGGGTAGTTCGTAACCCAGGAGCATTCCCGTGCTCACGTGGTGCCTCCAATGACGGGGGAGAACAGACGGGCAGAGCATCGTGGAGAGGGGGAAACAGTGGAGAGGAAGAAGAGGAGACGCGGCCGCAACGGACATCGCACGGAGGGCGGTGGCGGGGACGCGTGACGGTTCCATGCCGGCCGGAGACAGGACTCCGTCGCGTCGGCAGAACCGGGCAGACCTGCCGGAAGCTAACACGATCTTGGAGGGGCCTACAAGCGGTCCTGTGGTGCCATGCGTACGGTTCCGGCCACGGTGACGAGGCCCTCCGCGGTCGCCGACTCGAAGTCCTGGGCGTCCACGATCAGGCCGTGCACGGCATGGTGGACCAGCAGCATGGCCCAGATCTCCTGCTCGACCAGATCGGGGCCGCGGGAGCGCAGCAGCTCGATCCCGGACAGCCCGCCGGCGAGGATGTCCTCCACCATGTCGGCCAGCCCCCACCGGCTGCGGTGCGCCTCGATCAGCTGGGCCGCGGCCGCCTCCTCGGGCGCGAGCAGCGTGGTGATCAGCCGCTCCGCGGGACCGGACCAGCCGTCGCGGTCGTACGGGATCACCCGCACCGGAACCGGCGCGGCGGCCGGGGCCTCCGGTTCCGCCAGCCGTGAGAGGTAGCTGCCGTCGGCCAGGACCTCGTCCACCGGCAGCGGCCAGTCCGGGCCGGCCCGCCAGAGCAGGTCCGCCCGTGTGCCGGCGGCCTGCCGCCACAACCCCACCGACAGCGCGTCGAGTTCGGCCAGCAGCAGGGTCCCCTCGCCCAGGGACGGCAGCAGTTCCAGCGCCAAACAGGCGGAACCCAGGGACAGCGGCCCCACGGCCGCGTCGAGGACCGCGTGCGCACCGCAGTGCCCGAGCGCGACCAGCCGCACCTGCGGAACGGTGCCCCGGTCCGCGGTCGCCGCCGTGCCGAACCGGTCCCGGTTGGCGTGGGTGTCGGGCACGCAGAGGGTGAGCGCGTCGAGCGTGACCGGCCGACGCATCCCGGGCGGCGCCTGCGGAACGGCCCGCGGGGCGACCGTGCGGAA contains these protein-coding regions:
- a CDS encoding FAD-dependent oxidoreductase, which produces MSAAVRVVVVGAGSIGSCVALNLAEQGVSVVLVDGQDPARGLSAHGFGWVNAVDNGSDAYFALSAEGLLAHERLAARTGGEPWFFRTGNLHWADTAAGAERLAETAAGYRARAYPVEEYEPGRALAELQPGLALDGVRGPLYHYPADAHVISDRFLTAVQDRGRAHGVEIRTGDPVTGLIGDDPVRGVVLASGERIGADAVISCAGRGTRDLLALAGAEVPLVEPGDPDTVTMGLLVRTSPVSGGRVERILHAPELSVRPHSSGRLVLHCHDVDHELDPAHPDPAEQARRAAERVLARLDAVLPGAGAGVGVESAYVGVRPMPADGMSVLGPVRGEGSPYVVVTHSGLTLAPVLGEIVAGEVLGRPSELAAAFRPGRFTARTA
- a CDS encoding LLM class flavin-dependent oxidoreductase, which gives rise to MPTERQLHLGLMFWATGTHAAGWRHPDARADAAYDIDLIQEVTAEAERAKFDFVFLGDRLASDPSLQYSNPAQISRLEPFATATAMAAATTRIGVVVTANPTYSDPYSIARLLASLDHVSAGRAAWNLVTGADTAAAFNFGREEHWDTAKRYAWAQECLQVVRDLWDSGADAGSGPRPLGHRGTYFSVDGPLDVARPPQGQVVLFNAGTSDQSRELSAREADIVFAGMQPTFALRQAYYADIKERADRYDRADQVTILPGLTPIVAPTTEEAVELYDLLNSLLVLDPEEEPGELVRKGGIGEGHRRNLSSASRVFGVELRGNDLAAEVPAETLAAVSEEGALRLAEITRLTRRTVDGPRRITYGDLVHAAPSELSHTVVGNPEEVADMIQEWFEGGAADGFNIYPAYVPGSVTAFTELVVPVLQRRGLYRKDYTGSTLREHLGLPVPPRRPSPTSAVRSTD
- a CDS encoding amidohydrolase family protein; this encodes MATLAVVGAGTLVSGDLAHPLIEDADTVLCADGVITAVGRAADLAAQVAAADRVLDAAGATVAPGLIDSHGHVTFGDYSPRQKAVDYLEGYVHGGITRTISAGEVHVPGRPRDREGVKALAVAARASFDAYRPGGMRVHAGNVLLEPTLTEEDFAYLARCGVWLAKFGFGAYEKAVDGVEQIRWARAHGLVVMCHAGGASAAGSASLRADDLLALAPNVCGHANGGPTSMPDADVDRLLAESTMALQLVQAGNLRAALRIVGRALEEDALARIVVGSDTPSGFGVIPLAVLKTLVELSALGPLDPARAWALATGNVADVWGLPAGRIRVGAEADLLVLDAPRASAAGTALEAMSIGDMPGISAVVTDGVLRFLASRNTPRATRPATLVR
- a CDS encoding transposase domain-containing protein, with protein sequence MVRAGDLATADSARPADGITAGILTWAFPPALVDEAVAAASRTEQRARTLSARTMVYHALAMWLYPSTGHEEVLRRLMRGLARKHGWARGWRMPTPSALAQARQRLGPAPLRLLFRTVAPRAVPQAPPGMRRPVTLDALTLCVPDTHANRDRFGTAATADRGTVPQVRLVALGHCGAHAVLDAAVGPLSLGSACLALELLPSLGEGTLLLAELDALSVGLWRQAAGTRADLLWRAGPDWPLPVDEVLADGSYLSRLAEPEAPAAAPVPVRVIPYDRDGWSGPAERLITTLLAPEEAAAAQLIEAHRSRWGLADMVEDILAGGLSGIELLRSRGPDLVEQEIWAMLLVHHAVHGLIVDAQDFESATAEGLVTVAGTVRMAPQDRL
- a CDS encoding LLM class flavin-dependent oxidoreductase; the encoded protein is MSTGMLLGYELPEAGLPDPTAFLLAAARKAEAARVHHLVLGDRPAAGPAGPGTPASLVAVSLLAVSTSRIGLVMTAAPAYHEPYNLARMVASVDHISHGRAGWRVITGPDAAADANHRREGVDPVTDREARAREFVPVVQNLWDTWEDGAFVHEKGTGRFIDSGRVHVLDHRGTLRVRGPLNVVRPPQGHPVVLADASDPLVSAHADVLAVGNPDSALTAAQAGGRPRLGVVTPFVAATEERARELHALAGAPVSDPARAVLTGTPGQLAERLGAWFDRGAVDGFTVRFPPPGPDGTANAERIDEFTDTVLPLLTAAGRFPATYAADTLRGHFGLTRPANRLAERLAAGPERD